In Neisseria brasiliensis, the following proteins share a genomic window:
- a CDS encoding PmeII family type II restriction endonuclease, protein MAFSTEQKQAILATAKTWFKECVAQNHIKNTEKLIDPAEFNINPFLTVYLANFLTGNSKPESIAKALLFPRVLGTSINTSFGQNMQSFMSVIQDAVGSTASGMDIEFIDQLDGRKKYCQLKAGPNTINKDDVETIANHFRSVRNLSRTNNLRIPNDDMIVGVLYGEPQNLSSHYKRITSQYDYEVIIGQEFWLRLTGDEDFYNELIAAIGSVAIEADFSKDFERVIYTLAQTEEIQKLSNHE, encoded by the coding sequence ATGGCTTTTAGTACAGAACAAAAACAAGCCATTCTAGCAACAGCGAAAACGTGGTTTAAAGAATGTGTAGCACAAAACCATATCAAAAATACCGAAAAGCTGATTGACCCAGCAGAATTCAATATCAATCCGTTTTTAACGGTTTATCTTGCCAATTTTCTAACCGGTAACTCCAAACCTGAAAGTATCGCTAAGGCTCTGCTTTTCCCGCGTGTATTGGGAACATCCATTAATACATCTTTTGGTCAAAATATGCAGAGTTTTATGAGTGTGATTCAAGATGCGGTCGGCAGCACAGCCAGCGGCATGGATATTGAGTTTATCGACCAGCTCGACGGCAGGAAGAAATACTGTCAATTAAAAGCGGGGCCAAACACCATTAATAAGGATGATGTTGAGACCATTGCCAATCATTTTAGAAGTGTCCGCAATTTATCTCGAACGAATAATTTGCGTATTCCAAACGACGACATGATTGTCGGAGTTTTATATGGCGAACCACAAAATTTAAGCAGTCACTACAAACGTATCACGTCTCAATATGACTATGAAGTCATTATCGGGCAAGAATTTTGGTTACGCTTAACCGGAGATGAGGATTTTTACAACGAACTCATTGCGGCCATTGGTTCAGTTGCCATTGAAGCCGACTTCAGTAAAGACTTCGAACGTGTAATCTATACTTTGGCGCAGACAGAAGAAATCCAGAAATTAAGTAACCATGAATAA
- the dcm gene encoding DNA (cytosine-5-)-methyltransferase — protein sequence MKSPDLYTIAQVADILSVSKETLRRWDKNGTLVPQRQYDNNYRLYTKEQLEHFEEARILFNSNWDEEIQTQPLRRYKLLELFAGAGGLAVGMEKAGFDSVLLNELDAAACKTLRKNRPEWNVVEGDISKVDFTPYYNQIDILSGGFPCQAFSYAGKKLGFEDTRGTLFFEFARAVKETNPKVFLAENVRGLLAHDDGKTLATISSIIEELGYYLVPPRVLKAVFYKVPQKRERLFLIGIRKDLAKKVNFHWPSPYHRIMTLEDAFKSGELYTADVPQSEGQKYPKRKAEIMTHVPAGGYWKDLPDDLQREYMQKSYFLGGGKTGMARRLAWDEPSLTLTCAPAQKQTERCHPEETRPLTVREYARIQTFPDEWQFEGSLTAQYKQIGNAVPVNLALAVGKALIRLLNDIETTIEAEAA from the coding sequence ATGAAGAGCCCCGATTTATATACCATTGCCCAAGTTGCTGATATTCTCAGCGTATCTAAAGAAACTTTGCGTCGTTGGGATAAAAATGGAACGCTTGTTCCACAACGCCAGTATGACAACAATTACCGCCTTTATACCAAAGAACAATTAGAACATTTTGAAGAAGCGCGGATTTTATTCAACAGTAACTGGGATGAAGAAATTCAAACCCAACCACTACGCCGATATAAATTGCTTGAATTGTTTGCAGGTGCAGGTGGTTTAGCAGTAGGTATGGAAAAAGCAGGCTTTGATTCAGTTTTATTAAACGAATTGGATGCTGCCGCCTGTAAGACACTTCGAAAAAACCGCCCAGAATGGAATGTAGTAGAAGGAGATATTTCTAAGGTGGATTTTACCCCTTATTATAATCAAATCGATATTCTTTCAGGTGGTTTCCCTTGCCAAGCCTTTTCTTATGCAGGTAAGAAATTAGGCTTTGAAGATACGCGCGGTACGCTGTTTTTTGAATTTGCACGCGCGGTTAAAGAAACCAATCCCAAAGTATTCTTAGCAGAAAACGTGCGGGGTTTATTAGCTCATGACGACGGTAAAACGCTGGCGACCATTAGCAGTATCATTGAAGAGCTTGGCTATTATTTAGTTCCGCCAAGAGTTTTAAAAGCCGTGTTTTATAAAGTACCGCAAAAGCGTGAACGCTTGTTTTTAATCGGCATCCGCAAAGACTTAGCTAAAAAAGTCAACTTCCATTGGCCTTCACCTTATCATCGGATTATGACTTTGGAAGATGCGTTTAAATCAGGTGAACTATACACCGCAGATGTTCCTCAATCTGAGGGGCAAAAATATCCGAAACGCAAAGCTGAAATTATGACTCATGTTCCTGCAGGCGGTTATTGGAAAGATTTACCTGATGATTTGCAGCGTGAATACATGCAAAAAAGTTATTTTTTAGGTGGAGGAAAAACAGGTATGGCTCGCCGACTAGCTTGGGATGAACCGAGCCTGACTTTGACCTGCGCACCAGCACAAAAGCAGACAGAACGTTGCCATCCTGAAGAAACTCGCCCTCTAACCGTAAGGGAGTATGCTCGTATTCAAACTTTTCCCGATGAATGGCAATTTGAAGGCTCATTAACTGCACAATACAAACAGATCGGCAATGCTGTCCCTGTCAATTTAGCATTGGCAGTCGGCAAAGCATTAATCCGTTTATTAAATGATATTGAAACCACCATTGAAGCAGAAGCAGCATAA
- a CDS encoding OsmC family protein, giving the protein MSHISTVRYTCNLHNDLTHLQSGDTISTDAPTDNNGKGEAFSPTDLLATSLAACALTIMGMKADDLGVDLAGARAEVGKEMSANPRRVAKVAVDFYLSESLDERSRTVLEAAAHTCPVAKSLSADLVQVFNFHYV; this is encoded by the coding sequence ATGTCCCACATCTCCACCGTCCGCTACACCTGCAACCTGCATAACGATTTAACCCACCTGCAAAGCGGCGACACGATTTCTACCGATGCGCCGACCGACAACAACGGTAAAGGCGAAGCGTTTTCGCCTACGGACTTGCTGGCCACTTCGCTGGCTGCGTGTGCGCTGACGATTATGGGCATGAAAGCCGATGATTTGGGCGTGGACTTAGCCGGTGCGCGAGCGGAAGTGGGCAAGGAAATGTCAGCCAATCCGCGCCGTGTGGCGAAGGTGGCGGTTGATTTTTATTTGAGCGAAAGTTTAGACGAACGCAGCCGCACGGTTTTGGAAGCGGCGGCGCATACTTGTCCGGTGGCGAAAAGTTTGAGCGCGGATTTGGTGCAGGTGTTTAATTTTCATTATGTTTGA
- a CDS encoding mechanosensitive ion channel family protein, which produces MWDTVKLWLQEIPVSYEIIESVLMIIGILAVRSLLLSAHFRSHPDLSIDAKRRALVVSRNVTLILVLLGLAMIWAAQIQTVALSMFAVAAAIVVATKELIMCLSGSILRSITKQYSVGDYIEINGLRGRVVDINLLNTLMMEIGPNALVGQLSGDTISFPNSLLLNHNVRRDNVLGPYVIHTVQIPVPIHLDSDAVVPRLRAVLEPLCAPYIADISKYLEAVQVEKLFITPAAEPRVTRVPHDDKVYNIIVRFAAPVAKRLEIQQTVLDEFLRVQHQLLHADS; this is translated from the coding sequence ATGTGGGATACTGTAAAACTTTGGCTGCAAGAGATTCCGGTCAGCTATGAAATCATTGAATCGGTGCTGATGATTATCGGCATTTTGGCGGTGCGCTCGCTGCTTTTGAGCGCGCATTTCCGCAGCCATCCGGATTTGTCGATTGATGCCAAGCGCCGCGCGTTGGTGGTGAGCCGCAATGTCACGCTGATTTTGGTATTGCTCGGTTTGGCGATGATTTGGGCGGCGCAAATTCAGACGGTGGCTTTGTCGATGTTTGCGGTGGCGGCGGCGATTGTGGTGGCCACCAAAGAATTGATTATGTGTTTGTCGGGCAGCATCCTGCGCTCGATTACCAAGCAGTATTCGGTGGGCGATTATATTGAAATCAACGGCTTGCGCGGGCGGGTGGTCGATATTAATTTATTGAACACTTTGATGATGGAAATCGGCCCCAATGCTTTGGTCGGCCAGCTTTCGGGCGACACGATTTCGTTCCCCAACAGCCTGCTGCTCAATCATAATGTGCGCCGCGATAATGTGTTGGGGCCTTATGTGATTCACACGGTGCAAATTCCCGTGCCGATTCATTTGGATTCGGATGCGGTGGTGCCGCGTTTGAGGGCGGTATTGGAGCCGTTGTGCGCGCCTTATATTGCCGATATTTCCAAGTATCTGGAAGCGGTGCAGGTGGAAAAGCTGTTTATCACGCCTGCCGCCGAGCCGCGCGTGACCCGTGTGCCGCATGATGACAAGGTGTACAACATTATCGTGCGTTTTGCCGCGCCGGTGGCGAAGCGTTTGGAAATTCAGCAAACGGTGTTGGATGAATTTTTGCGGGTGCAGCATCAATTATTGCATGCCGATTCATAA
- a CDS encoding M3 family metallopeptidase: MTDNVLLSLGDEPKFDQIQTELIKPAMQTAIAEAREQIVAVKAEPDTTWRNTVEALTDITERVGRIWGVVAHLNSVVDTPELRAVYNELMPEVTVFFTEIGQDIELYDRFKAIKASAEFDRLTEAQQTKLAHDLRDFVLSGAELPAEQQAGLAALQTEGAQLSAQFSQNVLDSTDAFALYFDDAAPLAGIPEDAQAMFAAAAEAEGKSGYKVGLQMPHYLAVMQYADNRELREQIYRTYVTRASELSNDGKFDNTANINRTLEIALQTAKLLGFANYAELSLATKMADTPAQVTDFLRDLAKRAKPFAEKDLAEVRAFAAEELGLADPQPWDLTYAGEKLRQAKYAFSETEVKKYFPVSKVLHGLFAQINRLYGVNFIEKRVPVWHPDVRYFELENGGAIIGGVYMDLYAREGKRGGAWMNDYKGRRRFMDGDRAGQIQTPTAYLVCNFTPPVGGKEPRLSHDEILTLFHETGHGLHHLLSQVEELGVSGINGVEWDAVELPSQFMENFVWEYDVLAEMSAHEDNGAALPRELFDKMVAAKNFQRGLFMVRQMEFALFDMLIHSETDAGRLNNWAQVLDDVREEVAVIRPPQYNRFALSFGHIFAGGYSAGYYSYAWAEVLSADAYAAFEESDDLRATGKRFWREILAVGGSRPAAESFKAFRGREPQIDALLRHSGFDVNAA, translated from the coding sequence ATGACCGACAACGTTTTATTATCTCTTGGCGACGAGCCGAAATTCGACCAAATCCAAACCGAACTCATCAAACCGGCCATGCAAACCGCCATCGCCGAAGCGCGCGAACAGATTGTGGCGGTCAAAGCAGAGCCCGACACCACTTGGCGCAACACGGTCGAAGCGCTCACCGACATCACCGAGCGCGTCGGCCGCATTTGGGGCGTGGTGGCGCATTTGAATTCGGTGGTCGATACGCCTGAATTACGCGCGGTGTATAACGAATTGATGCCGGAAGTCACCGTATTTTTTACCGAAATTGGCCAAGATATTGAATTATACGATCGTTTCAAAGCGATTAAAGCCTCTGCCGAATTCGACCGCCTGACTGAAGCACAACAAACCAAGCTCGCGCATGATTTGCGTGATTTTGTGTTGAGCGGTGCGGAATTACCGGCCGAGCAACAAGCCGGACTGGCCGCGCTGCAAACCGAAGGCGCGCAATTGTCTGCCCAATTCTCGCAAAACGTTTTGGACTCAACCGATGCGTTTGCGCTGTATTTTGATGATGCCGCGCCGCTGGCCGGTATTCCTGAAGATGCGCAAGCCATGTTTGCCGCCGCAGCCGAAGCGGAAGGCAAAAGCGGCTACAAAGTCGGCCTGCAAATGCCACATTATCTGGCCGTGATGCAATACGCCGACAACCGCGAACTGCGCGAACAAATCTACCGCACCTATGTCACCCGCGCCAGTGAATTAAGCAACGACGGTAAATTCGACAACACTGCCAACATCAACCGCACCTTGGAAATCGCCTTACAAACCGCCAAGCTGCTCGGTTTTGCCAACTATGCCGAATTGTCGCTGGCCACCAAAATGGCCGACACACCGGCGCAAGTCACCGATTTTCTGCGCGATTTGGCCAAACGTGCCAAACCGTTTGCCGAAAAAGACTTGGCCGAAGTGCGTGCCTTTGCCGCCGAAGAATTGGGTTTGGCCGACCCGCAGCCGTGGGATTTGACCTACGCGGGTGAGAAATTGCGCCAAGCCAAATATGCCTTCAGCGAAACCGAAGTGAAAAAATATTTTCCGGTCAGCAAAGTGCTGCACGGCCTGTTTGCCCAAATCAACCGCTTATACGGCGTGAATTTCATCGAAAAACGCGTGCCGGTTTGGCATCCTGACGTGCGCTACTTTGAATTGGAAAACGGTGGCGCGATTATCGGCGGCGTGTACATGGATTTGTATGCCCGCGAAGGCAAGCGCGGCGGTGCGTGGATGAACGACTACAAAGGCCGCCGCCGCTTTATGGATGGCGACCGCGCCGGTCAAATCCAAACCCCGACCGCGTATTTGGTGTGCAACTTCACCCCGCCGGTGGGCGGCAAAGAACCACGCTTGAGCCACGATGAAATCCTGACCCTGTTCCACGAAACCGGCCATGGACTGCACCATTTATTGAGCCAAGTGGAAGAACTCGGCGTGAGCGGCATCAACGGCGTGGAATGGGATGCGGTCGAGCTGCCGAGCCAGTTTATGGAAAATTTCGTGTGGGAATACGATGTCTTAGCGGAAATGTCTGCCCACGAAGACAACGGCGCTGCCCTGCCGCGCGAATTATTCGACAAAATGGTCGCCGCCAAAAACTTCCAACGCGGCCTGTTTATGGTACGCCAAATGGAATTCGCCCTGTTTGACATGCTGATTCACAGCGAAACCGATGCAGGCCGTCTGAACAACTGGGCGCAAGTGCTGGACGATGTGCGCGAAGAAGTCGCTGTGATTCGTCCGCCGCAATACAACCGTTTCGCCTTGAGCTTCGGCCACATCTTCGCCGGCGGCTACTCGGCCGGCTATTACAGCTACGCATGGGCGGAAGTATTGAGCGCGGATGCCTACGCCGCCTTTGAAGAAAGCGACGATTTGCGCGCCACCGGCAAACGCTTCTGGCGCGAAATTCTGGCTGTTGGCGGCTCCCGTCCTGCTGCCGAATCGTTTAAAGCCTTCCGCGGCCGCGAACCACAAATCGATGCCCTGCTGCGCCACAGTGGCTTTGATGTCAATGCGGCTTGA
- a CDS encoding AI-2E family transporter — protein MSLHPPSPTLYRNATYLMMAVSLWGILYFRLLPLLFAVILTYVFITKTNGIILWLRRRLLSRNTLLDRSLSVQNINLLSTTLTIGIVSLILFLLSMGIYHLIHGGNISVMLDKLAAILADTKSSHDLPEFVLNLLPDNLEQIKQYGIKLIEEYSAALTRISTHSIASFVHILLGIIIGVMLSNHRLRMRRQRRNMPAFKREMVQRIVNFELSFERVFIAQAKISLVDTFLTGLYLYLILPLFDIELPFRVTVLIIAFIVGLIPVAGNLISNTIIIILSLGISLYVAIASLVFLVVIHKLEYFLNAKIIGSEIEASAWELLVAMIVFERIFGVGGIVVAPVYYAYVKNEMKWQKLI, from the coding sequence ATGAGCCTACACCCACCTTCGCCCACGCTTTACCGCAACGCTACTTACCTGATGATGGCCGTCAGCTTATGGGGCATTTTGTATTTCCGTTTGCTGCCGTTGTTGTTTGCGGTGATTCTGACCTATGTGTTCATCACCAAAACCAACGGCATCATTTTGTGGCTGCGCCGCCGATTGCTGTCACGCAATACGCTGCTCGACCGCTCGTTAAGCGTGCAAAACATCAACCTGCTCTCAACCACGCTGACCATCGGCATTGTGTCGCTGATTTTGTTTTTACTGTCGATGGGTATTTATCATCTGATACACGGCGGCAATATATCGGTGATGCTGGATAAGCTGGCAGCGATTTTGGCCGACACCAAAAGCAGTCATGATTTACCCGAGTTTGTGCTGAATCTGCTGCCTGATAATTTGGAGCAAATCAAGCAATACGGCATTAAGCTGATCGAAGAATACAGCGCCGCGCTGACCCGCATCAGCACCCACAGCATTGCGTCTTTCGTGCATATTTTACTGGGCATCATCATCGGCGTGATGTTGAGCAACCACCGTTTGCGTATGCGCCGCCAACGCCGCAACATGCCGGCATTTAAGCGGGAAATGGTGCAGCGCATTGTCAATTTCGAGCTGAGTTTTGAACGCGTGTTTATCGCGCAGGCAAAAATCTCCTTGGTCGATACTTTCCTTACCGGCCTGTATCTTTACCTGATTCTGCCGCTTTTTGATATCGAGCTGCCGTTTCGGGTGACGGTGTTGATTATTGCCTTTATCGTCGGGCTGATTCCGGTAGCGGGCAACCTGATTTCCAACACCATCATCATCATTTTGAGCTTGGGCATTTCGCTGTATGTCGCTATCGCTTCGTTGGTGTTTTTGGTGGTGATTCACAAATTGGAATATTTTTTAAACGCCAAAATCATCGGCTCAGAAATTGAAGCCAGCGCGTGGGAGTTGCTGGTGGCGATGATAGTATTCGAGCGCATATTCGGCGTCGGCGGCATTGTGGTCGCGCCGGTTTATTATGCGTATGTGAAAAACGAAATGAAGTGGCAGAAGCTGATTTAA
- a CDS encoding aromatic amino acid transporter: MSAKQPSLLGGAMIIAGTIIGAGMFANPTATSGIWFTGALLVLLYTWFSMLSSGLMILEVNTHYPHGASFDTMVKDLLGKGWNMVNGLAVAFVLYLLTYAYIFVGGDLTAQGLGSLTGSEVALPVGQLVFFGVLAFCVWASTRLVDRLTTILIGGMVIAFIWATGGLISTVKLPVLFDTQAAPHTSYWIYVAAALPVCLASFGFHGNVSSLLKYFNGDAPKVAKALKIGTLIALAIYVLWQLAIQGNLPRSEFAPVIAAEGQVSVLIETLSKFVPTGSMGKVLSFFAYMAIASSFLGVTLGLFDYIADIFKWKESAADRSKTAAVTFLPPLVCCLLFPTGFVTAIGYVGLAATVWTALIPAMLLYKSRQKFGLGKGYRISGGVWLMVWVFAFGLINIAAQILSQMGAVPVFKG, encoded by the coding sequence ATGTCTGCCAAACAACCGTCGCTCTTGGGCGGCGCGATGATTATTGCCGGTACGATTATCGGTGCCGGCATGTTTGCCAACCCCACGGCCACCTCGGGCATTTGGTTCACCGGCGCGCTGCTGGTGCTGCTCTATACATGGTTTTCCATGCTTTCCAGCGGCCTGATGATTTTGGAAGTAAACACGCATTACCCGCATGGTGCAAGTTTCGACACCATGGTGAAGGACTTGCTCGGCAAAGGCTGGAACATGGTGAACGGCTTGGCGGTGGCGTTTGTGCTGTATCTCTTAACCTATGCCTATATTTTTGTCGGCGGCGATTTGACCGCGCAAGGCTTGGGCAGCCTGACTGGCAGCGAAGTGGCCTTGCCGGTCGGCCAATTGGTGTTTTTCGGCGTATTGGCGTTTTGCGTGTGGGCTTCCACCCGCTTGGTTGACCGCCTGACCACCATCTTAATCGGCGGCATGGTCATCGCCTTTATCTGGGCGACCGGAGGCCTGATTTCCACGGTGAAGCTACCGGTGTTGTTCGACACCCAAGCCGCGCCGCACACCAGCTATTGGATTTATGTGGCGGCCGCGTTACCGGTGTGTTTGGCCTCGTTCGGCTTTCACGGCAATGTGTCCAGCCTGCTGAAATACTTCAACGGTGACGCGCCTAAAGTTGCCAAAGCCTTAAAAATCGGCACGCTGATTGCCTTGGCGATTTATGTGTTGTGGCAGTTGGCGATTCAAGGCAACCTGCCGCGAAGCGAGTTTGCCCCCGTGATTGCCGCGGAAGGCCAAGTATCGGTATTGATTGAAACCTTATCCAAATTTGTACCCACCGGCAGCATGGGTAAAGTGTTGTCGTTCTTCGCCTACATGGCGATTGCCAGCTCGTTTTTGGGCGTGACTTTGGGCTTGTTCGACTACATCGCTGATATTTTCAAATGGAAAGAATCCGCTGCCGACCGCAGCAAAACCGCCGCCGTGACCTTTCTGCCGCCGCTGGTTTGCTGTTTGCTGTTCCCCACCGGTTTCGTAACCGCCATCGGCTACGTCGGCTTGGCCGCAACGGTGTGGACAGCATTAATCCCTGCCATGCTGCTCTACAAATCACGCCAAAAATTCGGCCTCGGCAAAGGCTACCGCATCAGCGGCGGCGTATGGCTGATGGTGTGGGTATTCGCTTTCGGCCTCATCAACATTGCCGCGCAAATTTTGAGCCAAATGGGTGCTGTGCCTGTGTTTAAAGGCTGA
- a CDS encoding TonB-dependent receptor has translation MNTRRADLHGEWKEPLPSVAKISLRLSHTDYYHDEKDAGKEIDLNPYDSHGTADNYGRANNIFKNKGFGSRIEVHHKPYHGFTGVWGAQWQRNKSSTHHSKILSGELKENWMLVENTNKQFGLFATGQWRWKDLTLEFGGRTEKQEIPIEYEREKLIIQRGCDPKTSWLCWRPKPTVYAPAPEIYNKRANSYAASMNWDFHPDYTLSLMYSHNERHPSPMELYYTGEHLATNSFEYGKKDLDKEQSDNVEIGLRHASDKWDYNISAYHNRFENYIYKQTIFQYGTLATYRYAQSQARFHGLEGSVSYRPDDKHQITLWGDYVRGKLVNLPDYIRYDTIGSVDEVHKKADRNAPRVPPARIGLRINNNWNERWQTKIDYTRVFTQNKVSFFESFSDERPDLVERKTKGYHLLNLGVAYRNKVGSMKYRIYADANNVLNKKIYTHTSFLPYVPQIGRNFVFGVNMTF, from the coding sequence ATGAACACCCGCCGCGCCGATTTGCACGGTGAATGGAAAGAACCTTTGCCTAGTGTGGCCAAAATCAGTCTGCGTTTGTCGCACACCGATTACTACCACGACGAAAAAGATGCCGGCAAAGAAATCGATTTGAATCCCTACGATTCACACGGCACCGCCGATAATTACGGTCGAGCCAATAATATTTTCAAAAACAAAGGTTTTGGCAGCAGAATCGAAGTGCATCACAAACCATATCACGGCTTTACCGGCGTGTGGGGCGCACAATGGCAGCGCAATAAAAGCAGCACCCACCATTCCAAAATCCTATCGGGCGAGTTGAAAGAAAACTGGATGCTGGTAGAAAACACCAACAAACAATTCGGCCTGTTTGCCACCGGCCAATGGCGTTGGAAAGATTTAACGCTTGAATTTGGCGGCCGCACCGAGAAACAGGAAATCCCGATTGAATACGAGCGCGAAAAATTGATTATCCAACGCGGTTGCGACCCGAAAACAAGCTGGCTGTGCTGGCGGCCTAAGCCGACCGTATATGCCCCTGCGCCGGAAATATACAACAAACGCGCCAATTCTTATGCCGCTTCTATGAATTGGGATTTTCATCCCGATTACACCCTGTCGCTGATGTATTCGCACAACGAGCGTCATCCCAGCCCGATGGAGCTTTACTATACCGGCGAACACTTGGCCACCAATTCGTTTGAATACGGCAAAAAAGATTTGGATAAAGAGCAATCAGATAATGTTGAAATCGGCCTGCGTCATGCGTCTGACAAATGGGATTACAACATCAGCGCCTACCACAACCGCTTTGAAAACTATATTTACAAACAAACCATTTTCCAATACGGCACCTTGGCCACATACCGCTATGCCCAATCGCAAGCCCGTTTTCATGGTCTGGAAGGCAGCGTGAGCTACCGTCCGGACGACAAACACCAAATCACCCTGTGGGGCGATTATGTGCGTGGCAAACTGGTGAACCTACCTGATTATATCCGCTACGACACCATAGGCAGCGTCGATGAAGTGCATAAAAAGGCCGACCGCAATGCACCGCGCGTACCACCTGCCCGCATTGGCTTACGCATCAACAACAATTGGAACGAACGCTGGCAAACCAAAATCGACTACACGCGTGTGTTTACGCAAAACAAAGTGTCGTTTTTTGAGTCATTCAGCGATGAACGCCCTGATTTGGTAGAGCGTAAAACCAAAGGCTACCATCTGCTGAATTTAGGTGTTGCTTACCGCAACAAAGTCGGCTCGATGAAATACCGCATTTACGCCGATGCCAATAATGTGTTGAACAAGAAAATCTACACCCATACTTCGTTTTTACCGTATGTGCCGCAAATCGGCCGCAATTTTGTGTTCGGGGTGAACATGACGTTTTAA
- a CDS encoding BaiN/RdsA family NAD(P)/FAD-dependent oxidoreductase — translation MLQTFHTAIIGAGAAGMLAAARIGQAGHRVALIDHATKIGEKIRISGGGRCNFTNRHLNGHDGSAYYVSQQPRFVRHALAQFHAADFIALVEKHGIAYHEKHKGQLFCDGSAQEIIAMLQNECEQGNVAWHTACTVETVNLFQTASADAPRFQLHTSHGEFQTHNLIVATGGLAVPAIGASPFGYELAKQFGHSIVPPEAALVPLRFEHWAEHGYDQLSGIALPVRISVGSGKARISFDEDLLFRHKGLSGPAILQISSYWHSGQTIAIDLVPDTDLATALCEGKNGQKIQLNTALKSLCPTLPERLLETWLGRAEFAPYAAHKWADVPNAVLTRLGQSLNQWTLLPSGSDGHKKAEATRGGVNVKEIDPKTMQSKLQPGLYFIGEVMDITGWLGGYNFQWAWSSAVCAAAAVCRESA, via the coding sequence ATGCTCCAAACTTTCCACACCGCCATCATCGGCGCCGGCGCAGCCGGTATGTTGGCCGCCGCGCGTATCGGTCAGGCCGGACACCGTGTTGCACTGATTGACCACGCCACCAAAATCGGGGAAAAAATCCGCATTTCCGGCGGTGGCCGCTGCAATTTCACGAACCGCCACCTCAACGGCCACGACGGTTCGGCTTATTATGTGTCGCAGCAGCCGCGCTTTGTGCGTCATGCTCTGGCGCAGTTTCATGCCGCCGATTTTATTGCTTTGGTGGAAAAACACGGCATTGCCTATCATGAAAAGCACAAAGGCCAGCTTTTTTGCGACGGCAGCGCGCAGGAAATCATCGCCATGCTGCAAAATGAATGCGAACAAGGCAACGTGGCATGGCATACGGCTTGCACAGTCGAAACCGTCAATCTGTTTCAGACGGCCTCTGCTGATGCGCCGCGCTTCCAACTCCACACCAGCCACGGCGAATTTCAGACGCACAATTTGATTGTGGCCACCGGCGGCTTGGCCGTGCCTGCGATTGGCGCGTCGCCGTTTGGTTATGAATTGGCCAAACAATTCGGCCACAGTATCGTGCCGCCTGAAGCGGCGTTGGTGCCGTTGCGTTTCGAGCATTGGGCGGAACACGGCTACGACCAGCTTTCCGGCATTGCCCTACCCGTGCGCATCAGCGTGGGCAGCGGCAAAGCACGGATATCGTTTGATGAAGATTTATTGTTTCGCCACAAAGGCTTGAGCGGCCCGGCAATTTTGCAGATTTCCAGCTATTGGCACAGCGGTCAAACCATCGCCATCGATCTGGTGCCCGACACCGACCTTGCCACGGCATTGTGTGAAGGCAAAAACGGCCAAAAAATCCAGCTCAACACCGCCTTGAAATCACTCTGCCCGACCCTGCCCGAACGTTTGCTGGAAACATGGCTTGGCCGCGCGGAGTTTGCGCCGTATGCCGCGCACAAATGGGCGGATGTGCCGAATGCAGTCTTAACCCGACTCGGCCAAAGCCTGAACCAATGGACGCTTCTACCCAGCGGTTCAGACGGCCACAAAAAAGCCGAAGCCACGCGCGGTGGGGTAAATGTAAAAGAAATCGACCCGAAAACCATGCAAAGCAAATTGCAACCGGGCTTGTATTTCATCGGCGAAGTGATGGACATCACCGGCTGGCTCGGCGGCTATAATTTCCAATGGGCATGGTCGTCGGCCGTGTGCGCGGCAGCAGCGGTTTGCCGCGAATCGGCGTAA
- a CDS encoding DUF7832 domain-containing protein, whose amino-acid sequence MYDHFQFHIEEDYPADLSPDHAATHMGMYFQWAAGQGLVNPVWQTAPETAADFAAMLDGTFSGAAFVRNHLNSVLTPEDFTELGQRFTDFYYDDEDEGYGAFMEDYITTLDTPQLPSFYHVADTPQNYALLAPVFQAAFGRWKHSLK is encoded by the coding sequence ATGTACGATCACTTTCAATTTCATATCGAAGAAGACTACCCCGCCGATTTGTCGCCCGACCATGCCGCCACCCACATGGGCATGTATTTCCAATGGGCGGCCGGTCAGGGGCTGGTAAACCCGGTGTGGCAGACTGCCCCTGAAACCGCCGCCGATTTCGCTGCCATGTTAGACGGCACGTTCAGCGGCGCGGCGTTTGTGCGCAACCATTTGAACAGCGTGCTCACGCCTGAAGATTTTACCGAGCTGGGTCAACGCTTTACCGATTTTTATTACGACGATGAAGACGAAGGTTACGGCGCGTTTATGGAAGACTACATCACCACGCTCGATACACCGCAGCTACCGAGCTTTTACCATGTCGCCGACACACCGCAAAACTATGCCCTGCTCGCGCCCGTTTTTCAGGCGGCCTTTGGGCGTTGGAAACATTCTTTAAAATAA